The sequence below is a genomic window from Bremerella alba.
AATTGGACTTCACGTTCAACCCTCAATTTACCGACGACTCGGCCACATGCATGATTGTTTCAGAGAACATCATGGTGATGCTTATGATTGAAAGCCGTTTCAAGGAGTTCACGCCCAAGGAGATTTGCGATAGCAAGAAAAGTACCGAAGTACTAAATGCGTTGCAGCTAGAGTCTCGAGAGGAAGTCGCCAAGTTTATAGAAAAGGCGGTCGCCGCTGGCGGAAAGACATATGCCGAGCCAAAGGATCATGGTTTTATGATTCAACATGGATTCGAAGATCTGGACGGTCATATCTGGGAAGTCTTCTGGATGGACCCTGCCGGATTCGCTCAGGTCCAGGCTGGCTCGGCGAGCGAATAGTTTTGCACAAGTACTTCATTGACGGTCATAGCTTTTACCTCCAGAGGAGCCGAGGATGAACGAGACAGAGATTGCCCCTTCCACCGAGCAGTCGAGATCGACGCCAGTCGCGGCAAAGTGGACAGGGCGGGCCATTTCCGCGCTCGTCGGTTTGGCCTTTCTCGCCAGCGCCGCATTGAAATTTGTCGGAGGGCCGGGACTGGAAGAAGGCTTCTCCCACTTGGGATTGCCGATGGAGATTCAGTATCCGCTGGCTACTTTGGAACTGGTCATTGCGATCATTTATCTGATCCCGCAAACGGCCGTTCTCGGGGCTATCCTTCTGACCGGCTACATCGGCGGCGCGATTTGTACACACTGGAGAGTCGGGGACGTGTTCGTCGTGCAGGTGATCATCGGCGTGTTGATATGGCTCGGCATTTTCTTGCGAGATCGCCGCTTATGGGCGTTGCTTCCGGTGCGGTCATAGACTCGCAAAAAGTAGGGCTAATTTGGCTGGAAGAGATTTCAGTGAACCTTTCTCTGTCGGCATGCATCTCTCTTTTCCGACGGCCAGGCGTTGTATGAACGCTTGTCTTTTCTATTCATTTTGCGATCGATCCGCGCGCCGATAAAGTCCTGCGGATGGAAGGTTAGTAATCATGCTCTTGGATTTCGGACAGTGACGTGCTTGGTCAGGCTTGTTTCGGTTTGACCTGAAATCACTCGCGAAGCGTGTGTAACGCTCGCGGTATGTCCGTAATTTCTAGGAAAGCATGGGTTGCTATGAGTTCTCGTAAGCAGCAAATGAAACAATACGTAGACGAAATGCTCGTCTGCCAACAGCCTTGCGCACGGCATCGACGCGTGTATTGGAATTTGATACGCGAGGTGCGGGCGAAGTCTGAAATATTGAGTGTCGGATTTGATCCAGCTATCCGGAAGCCTGAGCATCTACGTGTTTGTATCAGGGCTCTCGGCTATATGGCTAAATACCGCACTAAGTGGATTCGCCAGCCCGAGTTCTGGCGTCCTGAGAAGTTTCTAGTAGAGCCGACCAGTAATCGAGTCGCCCTTCGATCGTTGATGAAACACTTGTTCGAACGCTATCCGGTGCCGAACTTTATGGCGTTTGCCTGGATGCGACCGCATGCCAAACGCTGGTACCACGAATTGTACCTGCACATGGCCGCTGGACGGGGTGTACGTCAATTCAAGCAGAAGCCTGGCATCGCGTTATCGCCGACGGCCGCTAAGTGTTTCCTTAAGACGCCCGATCATCTGGAACCTGGCGAAGCAATGCGGTGGGCTCAGATTCGTGGGTTCAGTGGTAGCAAGGAATTGGCCGCGGAGTTGGTTCGCAACACGATCCTGAAAGAACCGACTCGTGACGAACGTTTTTGGGAAACGATGATTCGTTTTCTGATTCGCGAGAAGCCAAGTTACATTCAGCATGCGTCGATGCTGGTTGATTTTGTCGACGAGCAGAGGTTTCAGCCAGCCGAAAAGGTTTGGGGACGCGGTGGAGGACCTTTGCCACTGCAGCCAAAGTTTTCGATGAAAGGGCGAACCCTTGGTTCTCTCTGGCGGCACATGAGTAACTGGCGGCAGGAATTACTGCTCAAACGGCCATCGCTGGCGCAGCGAAATTTCCATTGGCCAGCGATAGAGGTTCAGCCCATGGTGCATCAGGATGGCGATGTGAAATGGATCATTTTCGAGCTGTTGAACGACCGTGCCTTGATGCTGGAGGGAGCTGCGATGGATCACTGCGTCAGCGACTACGTCGAGCAATGCGCTGATCGGAAATCATCAATTTGGTCGATGCGGATCCATCTAAAAGGTTGCCCCAAACGCATTGTGACGATCGAAGTCGATCCGGAAAGGAAAGCAATCGTGCAGGCTCAAGCCAAGAGCAATGAAGATCTGAGCCCTGCAGCGAATGAAATCCTACGGCGTTGGGCTACGCGAGAAGGATTGGTGATGAGTCTGGAAGACTAGGCTTTTCGGACTTGAAATGAAAAACGCCGACCTGAATTCAGGTCGGCGTTTTGATTGTCTTCCGATCGTAACGCAAGCTTATTACTTGCTGTTGCGAATCGCAGCCTGAGCAGCTGCCAAGCGTGCGATTGGCACGCGGAATGGTGAGCAGCTCACGTAGTCCAAGCCAACGGTGTGACAGAAGTTGATCGAAGCCGGGTCACCACCGTGTTCACCACAGATACCGCATTTCAGGCCTTTGCGACCCTTACGACCCTTGGTGACGCCCATTTCGACCAGTTGACCCACGCCGGAGGTGTCGAGCGACTGGAACGGGTCCGTCGGCAGGATTTCCAAGCGGGTATAGTCTGGCAGGAACGTATTGATGTCGTCGCGACTGTAACCAAAGGTCATCTGCGTGAGGTCGTTGGTACCGAAGCTGAAGAACTCGGCATGTTCAGCGACTTCATCGGCGGTTAGAGCAGCACGTGGAATTTCGATCATGGTACCGATCAAGATATTCAATTCGCCGCTGTAGCCTTTGGCTTCCTTGGTCTTGGCGATCGTTTCTTCGGCCTTTTCACGCAGCAATGCGAGCTCAGCAGCGGTCCCAACCAGCGGAATCATAATTTCCGGCATCACGTTGATACGCTTCTTCTTGCATTCGATAGCCGCTTCAACGATGGCGGTGACCTGCATTTCCAGAATTTCTGGATAGGTGACACTCAACCGGCAGCCACGATGACCAAGCATCGGGTTCGATTCGTGCAAGGCAGCCACACGCGATTTCACCTTAGCAGGAGAAACGCCGATCAGGCTGGCCATTTCCTTTTGAGCCTTGGGATCGTGCGGCAGGAACTCGTGCAGCGGCGGATCCAACAGACGGACCGTCACGGGCAGGTTCTTCATGGCGGTGAAGATGCCGATGAAGTCTTCACGCTGATACGGTAGTAGCTTCGCCAGGGCCTCACGACGATCTTCTTCGCTTTCAGCAAGAATCATTTCACGCATGCTGGTGATACGATCTTCCTCGAAGAACATATGCTCGGTACGGCACAGGCCGATCCCTTCCGCACCGAAGTCGCGAGCACGCTTCGAGTCGTTCGGGGTATCAGCATTGGTGCGGACACCAAGGGTTCGATACTTATCGGCCCACTTCATGACCTTGGCGAAGTCGCCGGAGAGCTTCGGTTCGCTCGTCTCGACGGTGCCAGCCATGACTTCGCCTGTCGATCCGTCGATCGAGATGGTGTCGGAGTGCTTGAAGGTCTTGCCACCGACTTTGATCTTGCGAGTCTTCTCGTCGATCTCGACTTCACCGGCACCTGCGACGCAGCAGCGACCCCAACCACGAGCCACCACGGCGGCGTGACTGGTCATACCACCGGTCGAGGTGAGAATACCAACCGCAGAGTGCATCCCGTCGATATCTTCTGGGCTGGTTTCTTTACGGCAAAGGATGACCTTTTCGCCAGCATGGGTACGATCGACGGCTTCCTGTGCGGTGAAGGCCAAAACGCCCACGGCAGCACCTGGCGAAGCAGGCAGGCCACGCGTTAGGATCGTAGCGTCCTTCTTCGATTCTACCGTGAAGCTTGGTAGCAGCAATTGCGTCAGGTCGTTCGCTGGAATGCGGAGCAGGGCGGTCTCTTCGTCGATCAGACCTTCCTTTACCATGTCGCAGGCGATCTTCACGGCAGCCGCGCCGGTACGCTTACCGTTACGAGTCTGCAGCATGAACAGCTCACCCTTCTCGATGGTGAACTCGATGTCCTGAACGTCTTTGTAGTGGGCTTCCAGGATGTCCTTGATTTCAATCAGCTGCTTGTAGACGGCCTTGTTCCACTTGCTCATTTCGGAAACAGGCTGTGGCGTACGAATACCGGCCACGACGTCTTCACCCTGAGCGTCAATCAGGAACTCGCCGTAGAACTTGTTTTCGCCGGTCGACGGGTTACGGGTGAAAGCCACGCCGGTACCGCTGTCCTGGCCCATGTTGCCGTAAGCCATCGACTGGACGTTGACGGCTGTACCCAGCAGACCGCGGATGCCTTCGACTTCGCGGTAGCGAACGGCACGCGTGGTGTTCCACGACTTGAAGACCGCTTCGACAGCCAATTCCAACTGCTTCATGGGGTCTTGAGGAAATTCTTCACCGGCGTACTTCTGGTAGATCGCTTTGTATTCGTTGCAAAGCTCGATCAGGCCAGCCGCTGGGACTTCATTGTCCAGCTTCGCTTTGTATTTCTTCTTGATCGCGCTGAATGCTTCCTCGAAGTGCTCGCGATCGACGTCCATCACGACGTCGCCAAACATGTCGATCAGGCGGCGGTAAGCGTCATAGGCGAAACGTTCGTTGTCAGTTGCATTTGCCAAGCCGACAACCGATTCATCGGTCAAACCGAGATTCAGAATGGTGTTCATCATACCGGGCATCGAAACGGCAGCACCCGAGCGAACCGAAACGAGCAGCGGGTTCTTGCTGTCGCCGAACTTCTTGCCCAATTCTTTTTCCAACGAAGCGATTGCATCGTGGACTTCATCCATCAAGCCCTTAGGCAACTTCTTGCCGTTTTTGTAGTAGTCGGCACAGACTTGCGTGGTGATGGTCATGCCAGGAGGGACTGGCAGGCCAATCGCGGTCATTTCTGCCAGATTCAGCCCTTTACCGCCGAGCAGATCCTTTTTGACCCCTTTGCCTTCGGTTTTGGTCTTGCCGAAGTAGTACACCATCTTCGAGGGCTTGGATTTCTTTGCCGTTTTCTTGGCCATGTTTGGAAACCTTTGAATGTCGCAAACGCTGGAGTGTGGTTCGGTGAGGGGTGTCCCTGCCGCGGCAACTCGCAGGGAGTTCCCGCCAGCTATACACAGAAGGACCGCATTTCATGCGGATATAAGCAGAAAAGTTTACTTGAGAATGTAAGCAAGCGTCAACTAGCCCTCATCTTACGCCATTTAACGAATCGGGATTTTCGGAATCATCCCAATTTGCCCCGCAAGCCGTTTGGCGCATCGCGGTAGAAACAAGACAATAGACTCTAGAGGGGCAGGGCGTTACTATCCAGTTAAAATGCGTCTCTCGATTAGTTTAGTACGAACTGCAAGCGACAGCGAATCTCAGTGTTTGACGACGAAGACGACTACGATTACGAAGATCCCTACGGCCCAGAAATGACCGCTCGAGAGCGAGCCGAAGGGTTTATCCGTACTGCGGTGCTTTTTGAATCAGCACTTGCGTTCGTCGCCGTAGGACTGGGGTGGTTCGTCGATGTCGCTCCTTGGATCAGTGCCAGTTGGGATAGTGATAGCGTCTCGGCAGTGCTCGGGGCAATCGGTCTGGGGGCCCTGGCGACGCTACCATTGTTGGTTGCATTCATGGGTTTGCAGTATTCCGACATACAGTCGCTCGGCGAACTTCAGGACTACATGGACCGAGAGATCGTCCCGTTATTTCGCGAAGCGACCCTTCTCGAACTGGGGATGATTAGCTTAGCTGCAGGGCTTGGCGAGGAAGCTCTCTTTCGCGGAGTGATTCAGAGCTACCTTCATCAACTTATGGGGCCTGAGGCTGGTCCTGCAGTGCCAATTCTCTTGACCAGCCTATTATTCGGCTTGGTGCACTTTGTGACGAGGGAATACTTCATCATCAGTGCCGTCATGGGGGCCTATCTCGGGCTTTGGTTTTATTACACCGGAGATATTATCGTTCCGATCGTCATCCATACACTGTACGACTGGTTTGCACTGGCGTACATGAAGAAGTATGCACCAGTGGATGACGAGAACTCGTCCGACTAACTAAGTAGTCGCGGCACCTTTGCGTTCGTCCATTGCTTCGCGGAACCTTAGGAACAGGTACTCGCTATCATGAGGACCGGCCGATGCTTCTGGGTGATATTGCACGCTGAATGCTGGCAGTTCTTTGTGCTTAACGCCTGCAACGGTGTTGTCGTTTAGATTGCGGTGGGTAATTTCCAGGCAACTGGGAAGCGTGTTTTCTTCGACGGCGAAACCATGATTCTGCGAGGTAATTTCAACCTTATCGGTTTCCAAGTCGAGCACCGGCTGGTTGGCACCTCGATGTCCGAACTTCAGCTTGAACGTCTTGGCACCACAAGCAAGGGACAGCAGCTGATGCCCCAGACAGATTCCGAAAATAGGCTTTTTACCTAAAAGCCCCTGAATCGTCTCGACAGGGCCAGATAGTGGTTCGGGGTCGCCAGGACCGTTGGAAAGAAAGATGCCATCCGGATCGTGGCTTAAGACTTCTTCCGCCGATACCGTTCCGGGCAGCACGGTGACTTTGCAGCCCAGGTCACGCAAGTGCCGAGGGATGTTCCATTTCATGCCGTAGTCTAAAGCCAGCACGTGCAAGTCTTGTTCTTTGCGGCTGGTAAGTGCACGATTACGGTCCCCCATCTTAATCCAGGGGCTGAGGTCTTCTTCCCACATCTTCTGCTGGTCGGGGAGGACTTCCTGAACGAGGTTGCGACCTAGTAGCCCATCGCTGGCTTTCGCTTTTTCCACCAGGGAAGCATCATCCAGGTCGATGCTGGAAAGGATTGCTTTCATCGCTCCGTGGGACCGCAGTCGACGCACTAGGGCACGCGTGTCGATATCGGCCATCCCAACGACATTATTCTTCTTTAGGAATTCGTCAAGCGATCCTTCCGAGCGAAAGTTACTGACCGTGCGGCTCGCTTCGCGGACGATAAAGCCTGCCATATGAATCTTAGCACTCTCCATGTCCTCGGCATTGACACCGTAGTTGCCAATTTGCGGATAAGTCATGGTCAGGATTTGGCCGCGATAGCTCGGGTCGGTCAGAATTTCCTGATAACCTGTCATCGATGTGTTGAAACAAGCTTCGCCAGCGACTTCGCCGATGGCTCCAAATGCGGTGCCAGTGAAAACGGTTCCATCTTCCAGAGCAAGTTTGGCGGGCTGCGGCATGTCGATTCGTTTTCTTTAATCTGGGTTCGCGGGGGACGACCATGTACATTTTCGAGAAGGAAACCAACCCGCTCTTTGACGCGGCTAAAGTCTTCCCGAAGGTGAGCCCGATACCAAGGAGTACGGCTGTGGGTCTCCAAGCGAAAGTTTGGACAGCCTTTGGGAAAGCACTTGTTTCGGCGAGCAGGTGCTTTCCTTTTTTTACGTAGGTATAGACCCTGGCTGTGGGCAAATTTCCGCTATTATAGGCTGCGAGACTCTCAAGTACAGGGCCTAGAGTTTCTCTCTAGGGGAATCCGCAAGCAGAGCACCCTGATTTATCTCGGGGAACTTAACCAACGCTGGAAAAAGGCCCGCTGCTGTTCGACTGAGGCGGGTTCGATCTCAGAGCTGGTTGCAAACGTCTCTACCAGATGCTCTTGCTCAGCAGGCCTTCCGATTTGATTGCGGTAGGCTACCATCCCTCGTCCCATGTCGCGGCACATGTTGGAGGGATAGACGTCCTCACACGCACCATAGCAGCGAGGACGCCAACCGGAGGGTTCCAATTCCTCTCGGATCAGACAAAGGGCATCGAAGTAGTTCCATTCGGTAGCTTGGAATTCACCCAATTCGCATTTAACCGTAAGGACACAGCGTCGCGGATCGTCGGTGCCTGTGGTCAGGCGAAACTTGCCCACGCAAGATGCATGCGTTTGGTGGACAAGCTCGATCTCGAAATCTTGGTTTTCCGCCATAGGGACATGCTTAAGTTGAAATCGATTCCGAATCGGCGTCTTTCAAGCAGCCTTTGATCTGACGGACAGCCTGACGAAGTCGATTTTCATTCTCAACCAGGCTAAGTCGCAGATACCCTTCACCACTTGGTCCAAAGCCACTGCCGGGACTGACAGCAACGTCCCCTTTCTCAAGCAGCATCATGGCGAAGTCCATCGTACTCATCTTCTTCTGCCATTGGTCGGGGATTTTTGCCCAAACAAACATTCCAGCACGAGGCGGTGTCACGTCCCAGCCAAGTCGAACCAGGCCTTCAACCAGGGCATCTCGGCGGCTTTGATAGATCTGGCTCTGGGCTTCGACCGCCGCATCTCCTTCTCGCAGAGCGATGATCGACGCAATTTGGATAGCCTGGAACATGCCGTAGTCGTAGTAGCCTTTGATGGTACCAAGGCCACGGATCATCTCTTTATTGCCAGCACAATACCCGACTCGCCAGCCGGCCATGTTATAGCCTTTGCTCATCGTCGTGAATTCAACACCTACGTCACTGGCACCAGGGGCTGAGAGGAAGCTTGGTGGCTTGTATCCATCGAATGCGACATCCGCATAAGCGAAGTCGCTGATAACCATCAGCCCATATTTTTTGGCAATCTTCACCACATCCACAAAGAATTCCGGCTCGACGGTCACTGTCGAAGGGTTATGTGGATAGCAAATGATGAGAAGCTTGGGCTTAGGATAAAGGTGCTCGCACGTGTAGGCGATGTTCGAGAGAAACTTTTCGCTGTCGCCAACGTCCAGTGAAATCACATTTCCTGAAGCCAACGCGACAGCATAAGTGTGGACTGGAAAATAAGGTGCCGGAACAATCGCCGTGTCGCCAGGCCCCATCATGGCCAGACACATATGCGAAAAGCCTTCCTTGGATCCTAGGCAGACCATGACCTCCGATTCGGGATCTAGCCGAACGCCATACTTTTTGAGGTATTTGGAGGCGACTTCTCGGCGCAAGTTACGGATACCGTTGGACTTGCTGTAACCGTGGTTGCGAACATCCTGAACAGCTTCGCACATCTTTTCCATGACGTAATCAGCGGGCGGGTCTGACGGGTTACCCATTCCCATATCGATAACGTCGTTTCCAGCGACTCTCTTTTCGTACAGCAGGGCATTAATTCTCCCAAACATGTACGGAGGCAAGCGATAGACACGCTGCGCGAATTGAACCTCAAAAGGAGGGTCTTGTTGGTCGTCATTGGTTTGAGCGGAATCGGACATGGACGTCGTGTTTCAGCAAAGTGGTGGAATGTTATATTTACCAGGATTCACAAGGGGAACCGGCACGCATATTCTAAAATCGACAAGCGCACAAGCCAAGGCGAGACGCGATTGCGTTAGCCCCAGTTGTTCACATTGGACAACCGATAGTAAGAAGTGTTCACGGTTTGACGCCAGAACCTAATTTTCGGCTCCTGTGCCGACAAGTTCTACTCCCCGTCGGGTGACACGATACGGTTTAGTGAGCCCGCTTTTGTCGCCGTGCCCTTTTCCATCACCCGAGTTGACTCCGTTTTCAAAGCAGAAAAGGATGCGGAATTCCCCTTCTTGTCTTTCCAGTTCGGTGACTTTGACACGAAACTTTCCATCCTCATCGACCTTTCCTGCGAACGACTTTCGGAAGTAGTAGGCTCCCCCGTTGGGGGCTTCCTCAATGACAACGACGCTGTGCGCGGGAATATAGGATTTGATTTTCCCAGTGATTTCCAAATAGCGGCCACTACGATTGTACACTCCCTCGCACGAGGTCATTTCAAACTGCGGCATTTGCAGTCGTTTGGCGGTGCTACCCGAGAAAATTGGATGCGTCCATAGCATCGCTGCTGTGGCGTCGCACATATAGACATCGTTTTCGCGGGCATCGACCTTACCGTGAAAAACCTTCGTTTGCGGCCCCATCAATGTGTTTCCACGTCGGTCATGAGACATGGGCCCTAAATGAGGCAGACCAAAACCGTGGCCAAGTTCGTGAATGCAGGCCTTCAAGGTTAGGTCTTGATGGAGTCCGCCAGCCAAGGGGAGCTTGGGATCGAGCTCGCCTTGAAGATTGGTGTAATTACACAGCGCCCAACCGCCATCGATCGAGTTACCACTACCTCGATAGTCGGAATACCGCTTAGGTGGATCACCCAAGTAAACCCAGATCCACCAAACATGGCGATCTCTAGATAGCTTGTACTTTTTCACGGCCGCGTTGATGACACCGTGCTGGAAACCAGGCTTATCGTATTTGCCGCTACCAACCGGATGTTCTCCGCGGACGAATAGGAACTTGTAGTTTCCTCGTTCGTCACGAGAGAAGGGTGTCGTCACTTTCGGTGGGTAACCATTCTTGGTCATCTCTTTAACCACAAACTCTTCGGTTATCGCCGCAATCTGAGCGAAGCGACGTTGTACGCCCGGGGGTGGTTCGACATCTGATGGAACAAAAAGAACCATATTTAGTAGGGGCTGGCCCTGCCCAGTATCTTGCCCGCGGCAATCGTT
It includes:
- a CDS encoding VOC family protein, which encodes MIQQLFVNLPVKDLAKSVEFFTELDFTFNPQFTDDSATCMIVSENIMVMLMIESRFKEFTPKEICDSKKSTEVLNALQLESREEVAKFIEKAVAAGGKTYAEPKDHGFMIQHGFEDLDGHIWEVFWMDPAGFAQVQAGSASE
- a CDS encoding DoxX family protein, whose protein sequence is MNETEIAPSTEQSRSTPVAAKWTGRAISALVGLAFLASAALKFVGGPGLEEGFSHLGLPMEIQYPLATLELVIAIIYLIPQTAVLGAILLTGYIGGAICTHWRVGDVFVVQVIIGVLIWLGIFLRDRRLWALLPVRS
- a CDS encoding PcfJ domain-containing protein — encoded protein: MSSRKQQMKQYVDEMLVCQQPCARHRRVYWNLIREVRAKSEILSVGFDPAIRKPEHLRVCIRALGYMAKYRTKWIRQPEFWRPEKFLVEPTSNRVALRSLMKHLFERYPVPNFMAFAWMRPHAKRWYHELYLHMAAGRGVRQFKQKPGIALSPTAAKCFLKTPDHLEPGEAMRWAQIRGFSGSKELAAELVRNTILKEPTRDERFWETMIRFLIREKPSYIQHASMLVDFVDEQRFQPAEKVWGRGGGPLPLQPKFSMKGRTLGSLWRHMSNWRQELLLKRPSLAQRNFHWPAIEVQPMVHQDGDVKWIIFELLNDRALMLEGAAMDHCVSDYVEQCADRKSSIWSMRIHLKGCPKRIVTIEVDPERKAIVQAQAKSNEDLSPAANEILRRWATREGLVMSLED
- the ppdK gene encoding pyruvate, phosphate dikinase; protein product: MAKKTAKKSKPSKMVYYFGKTKTEGKGVKKDLLGGKGLNLAEMTAIGLPVPPGMTITTQVCADYYKNGKKLPKGLMDEVHDAIASLEKELGKKFGDSKNPLLVSVRSGAAVSMPGMMNTILNLGLTDESVVGLANATDNERFAYDAYRRLIDMFGDVVMDVDREHFEEAFSAIKKKYKAKLDNEVPAAGLIELCNEYKAIYQKYAGEEFPQDPMKQLELAVEAVFKSWNTTRAVRYREVEGIRGLLGTAVNVQSMAYGNMGQDSGTGVAFTRNPSTGENKFYGEFLIDAQGEDVVAGIRTPQPVSEMSKWNKAVYKQLIEIKDILEAHYKDVQDIEFTIEKGELFMLQTRNGKRTGAAAVKIACDMVKEGLIDEETALLRIPANDLTQLLLPSFTVESKKDATILTRGLPASPGAAVGVLAFTAQEAVDRTHAGEKVILCRKETSPEDIDGMHSAVGILTSTGGMTSHAAVVARGWGRCCVAGAGEVEIDEKTRKIKVGGKTFKHSDTISIDGSTGEVMAGTVETSEPKLSGDFAKVMKWADKYRTLGVRTNADTPNDSKRARDFGAEGIGLCRTEHMFFEEDRITSMREMILAESEEDRREALAKLLPYQREDFIGIFTAMKNLPVTVRLLDPPLHEFLPHDPKAQKEMASLIGVSPAKVKSRVAALHESNPMLGHRGCRLSVTYPEILEMQVTAIVEAAIECKKKRINVMPEIMIPLVGTAAELALLREKAEETIAKTKEAKGYSGELNILIGTMIEIPRAALTADEVAEHAEFFSFGTNDLTQMTFGYSRDDINTFLPDYTRLEILPTDPFQSLDTSGVGQLVEMGVTKGRKGRKGLKCGICGEHGGDPASINFCHTVGLDYVSCSPFRVPIARLAAAQAAIRNSK
- a CDS encoding CPBP family intramembrane glutamic endopeptidase, whose amino-acid sequence is MFDDEDDYDYEDPYGPEMTARERAEGFIRTAVLFESALAFVAVGLGWFVDVAPWISASWDSDSVSAVLGAIGLGALATLPLLVAFMGLQYSDIQSLGELQDYMDREIVPLFREATLLELGMISLAAGLGEEALFRGVIQSYLHQLMGPEAGPAVPILLTSLLFGLVHFVTREYFIISAVMGAYLGLWFYYTGDIIVPIVIHTLYDWFALAYMKKYAPVDDENSSD
- the carA gene encoding glutamine-hydrolyzing carbamoyl-phosphate synthase small subunit gives rise to the protein MPQPAKLALEDGTVFTGTAFGAIGEVAGEACFNTSMTGYQEILTDPSYRGQILTMTYPQIGNYGVNAEDMESAKIHMAGFIVREASRTVSNFRSEGSLDEFLKKNNVVGMADIDTRALVRRLRSHGAMKAILSSIDLDDASLVEKAKASDGLLGRNLVQEVLPDQQKMWEEDLSPWIKMGDRNRALTSRKEQDLHVLALDYGMKWNIPRHLRDLGCKVTVLPGTVSAEEVLSHDPDGIFLSNGPGDPEPLSGPVETIQGLLGKKPIFGICLGHQLLSLACGAKTFKLKFGHRGANQPVLDLETDKVEITSQNHGFAVEENTLPSCLEITHRNLNDNTVAGVKHKELPAFSVQYHPEASAGPHDSEYLFLRFREAMDERKGAATT
- a CDS encoding aminotransferase class I/II-fold pyridoxal phosphate-dependent enzyme, whose product is MSDSAQTNDDQQDPPFEVQFAQRVYRLPPYMFGRINALLYEKRVAGNDVIDMGMGNPSDPPADYVMEKMCEAVQDVRNHGYSKSNGIRNLRREVASKYLKKYGVRLDPESEVMVCLGSKEGFSHMCLAMMGPGDTAIVPAPYFPVHTYAVALASGNVISLDVGDSEKFLSNIAYTCEHLYPKPKLLIICYPHNPSTVTVEPEFFVDVVKIAKKYGLMVISDFAYADVAFDGYKPPSFLSAPGASDVGVEFTTMSKGYNMAGWRVGYCAGNKEMIRGLGTIKGYYDYGMFQAIQIASIIALREGDAAVEAQSQIYQSRRDALVEGLVRLGWDVTPPRAGMFVWAKIPDQWQKKMSTMDFAMMLLEKGDVAVSPGSGFGPSGEGYLRLSLVENENRLRQAVRQIKGCLKDADSESIST